The Lacrimispora xylanolytica genome has a segment encoding these proteins:
- a CDS encoding response regulator transcription factor encodes MKRIFLVEDDNAIAKNLTLLLRSEGFTVTHAPTRNEALAIISDNKFDLALIDISLPDGNGFTVCTEVKEIQNIPVIFLTASGDEASVVTGLNMGADDYITKPFRPRELIARIATALRKNERLGTDFEIQELHVDTASGVVKKKGNEVFLSALEYRLLLVFISNPKSIITRSRLLDELWDAAGEFVHDNTLTVYIKRLREKIEKDPANPQIILTVRGMGYRLGDEYATK; translated from the coding sequence ATGAAACGAATTTTTTTAGTTGAGGATGATAACGCAATCGCCAAAAATCTAACACTCTTGCTTCGTTCGGAAGGATTTACAGTCACTCATGCCCCTACGCGAAATGAGGCCCTTGCTATTATTAGCGATAATAAATTTGACTTGGCTTTAATTGATATTTCACTGCCAGACGGTAATGGCTTTACGGTTTGCACAGAGGTTAAAGAAATACAGAATATTCCCGTTATATTTCTTACTGCATCCGGAGATGAGGCAAGTGTTGTTACTGGTCTTAACATGGGGGCTGACGATTATATCACCAAACCATTTCGTCCACGTGAACTAATTGCAAGGATTGCAACTGCTTTGCGGAAAAACGAGCGGTTGGGAACAGATTTTGAGATACAAGAGCTACATGTGGATACGGCAAGCGGCGTTGTGAAAAAAAAGGGGAATGAGGTTTTTCTTTCCGCCTTAGAATACCGTTTGCTGCTGGTGTTCATCAGCAATCCTAAAAGTATTATTACAAGAAGCCGACTCCTAGATGAATTGTGGGATGCAGCTGGTGAGTTTGTCCATGACAATACATTGACCGTTTATATAAAACGTCTACGAGAGAAGATAGAAAAAGATCCAGCAAACCCTCAAATAATTCTCACGGTTCGCGGTATGGGTTATCGATTGGGGGATGAGTATGCTACGAAATAG
- a CDS encoding LysR family transcriptional regulator has translation MDVRLLKAFVTVASLHNFTKAAEQLGYAQSTITSQIQLLEKELGVRLFDRLGKKVSLTPEGEHFLTDARQLLFSWEKAKGSLSHSNSPHGILTIGVNESVCSVKLPKLLEEYRRQFPEVEFHIKIGSTDELELWLNENQIDVAVLLDKLWNVPELTVKICEEEILGFFVSPNHPLIDVKHILPHDVSDQPMLLVSHSSCWKNIFQAVMEEANESYRIMLKTASISDLKQFAILGFGVAVLPLYAVRQELESGKLSILDWKGKKLELYVQVVHHRDKWLSPSLEAFLDICKNVNW, from the coding sequence ATGGACGTACGTTTACTGAAAGCATTTGTAACAGTAGCCTCCCTTCATAACTTCACAAAGGCGGCGGAACAGCTTGGTTATGCCCAATCAACAATTACCTCTCAAATTCAGCTTTTGGAGAAAGAGTTGGGTGTGAGATTATTTGACCGATTAGGCAAAAAGGTTTCTCTCACTCCAGAAGGAGAACATTTTTTGACTGACGCAAGACAGCTGCTTTTTTCATGGGAAAAGGCAAAAGGCTCACTCTCTCATTCTAATTCTCCACATGGAATACTGACCATAGGGGTAAATGAATCGGTTTGCTCTGTGAAATTACCGAAGCTGTTAGAAGAATATCGCAGACAGTTTCCAGAGGTGGAATTTCATATTAAAATCGGTTCCACAGATGAATTGGAATTGTGGCTGAACGAAAACCAGATTGATGTGGCAGTCCTATTGGACAAACTCTGGAATGTTCCAGAGCTTACGGTTAAAATCTGCGAGGAAGAAATTTTGGGCTTTTTTGTTTCCCCAAATCACCCTCTAATAGACGTAAAACATATACTTCCCCATGACGTATCTGACCAGCCCATGCTTTTGGTTTCCCACAGCAGTTGCTGGAAGAATATTTTCCAGGCCGTCATGGAAGAAGCAAATGAATCATATAGAATTATGCTGAAAACAGCAAGTATTTCCGATTTAAAGCAATTTGCCATACTTGGCTTTGGAGTTGCAGTCTTACCGTTATACGCCGTTCGACAGGAACTGGAATCAGGTAAGCTTTCCATTCTTGACTGGAAAGGAAAAAAATTAGAACTATACGTTCAGGTGGTTCATCACAGAGACAAATGGCTCTCTCCCTCACTGGAGGCATTTTTAGACATATGCAAGAATGTGAATTGGTGA
- a CDS encoding flavodoxin family protein, producing MAKRIVLLNGSPRKNGNTELLANAFIKGAKDSGNTVTSFHVGRMKISGCMDCKYCHSHPGECVQKDDMQEIYNALYRADILVFASPVYWFGMTAHIKSAIDRMYAASYKEMPITSTALLAVYEDTNTDTIKPTISQYKAMIQYLGWKDCGIITQSEVLNKGDIEGKQSLTDAENLGKSIQ from the coding sequence ATGGCAAAACGAATTGTTTTACTGAATGGAAGCCCAAGAAAAAATGGGAATACAGAACTTTTAGCAAATGCATTTATAAAGGGAGCTAAGGATAGTGGAAATACTGTAACCAGTTTTCATGTAGGAAGAATGAAAATCAGTGGTTGTATGGATTGTAAATATTGCCATTCTCATCCTGGGGAATGTGTGCAAAAAGATGACATGCAAGAAATTTACAATGCTTTATACCGCGCGGATATACTGGTGTTTGCAAGTCCGGTTTATTGGTTTGGAATGACAGCTCATATAAAGTCAGCCATTGACAGAATGTATGCTGCGTCCTACAAAGAAATGCCCATCACATCTACCGCACTGCTGGCTGTTTATGAAGATACAAATACCGACACAATAAAACCAACGATCAGTCAATATAAAGCCATGATACAATACTTAGGGTGGAAGGACTGTGGAATTATTACTCAATCAGAGGTTTTGAATAAGGGGGATATCGAAGGAAAACAGAGTTTAACAGATGCAGAAAATTTGGGAAAGAGTATACAGTAA
- a CDS encoding TIGR00266 family protein, with the protein MNHEIDYEIIGHEMQVAEIELDPGESVVAEAGAMMYMDEGISLDTIFGDGSDKSSSNGLMGKLMGAGKRLLTGESLFMTLFTNQGYGKQRVAFAAPYPGKIIPMDLSEYGNELICQKDCFLCAAKGVSIGIELTKKLGAGFFGGEGFILQKLEGDGMAFVHSGGTVIQRQLAPRERLRIDTGCLVAFTKDVTYDIQMVKGVRSALFGGEGLFYAVLSGPGTVWIQSLPFNRLAARVVQSMPSQGEESSLGGSIGNFLSGR; encoded by the coding sequence ATGAATCACGAAATTGATTATGAGATTATCGGTCATGAAATGCAGGTAGCTGAGATTGAGCTGGACCCAGGAGAGAGTGTAGTTGCAGAAGCTGGTGCCATGATGTATATGGATGAGGGGATTTCCCTGGATACGATTTTCGGAGATGGCTCAGATAAGAGCAGTTCAAACGGGTTGATGGGGAAGCTCATGGGAGCAGGAAAACGTCTTTTGACCGGGGAAAGCCTGTTTATGACGCTGTTTACCAATCAGGGCTATGGAAAGCAGAGGGTCGCATTTGCTGCTCCATATCCAGGCAAAATTATCCCCATGGATTTATCTGAATATGGCAATGAGCTGATCTGCCAAAAGGATTGTTTTCTATGCGCCGCCAAAGGCGTTTCCATTGGAATAGAATTAACGAAAAAGCTGGGGGCCGGTTTTTTTGGAGGAGAAGGCTTTATTTTGCAAAAGCTGGAAGGCGATGGTATGGCTTTCGTTCATTCTGGCGGCACCGTGATACAGCGTCAGTTAGCCCCAAGAGAAAGACTTCGGATTGATACTGGCTGCCTGGTGGCCTTTACAAAAGATGTCACCTACGATATTCAGATGGTAAAAGGCGTGAGATCTGCTTTGTTTGGCGGAGAAGGATTGTTTTATGCAGTGCTTTCCGGACCTGGAACGGTGTGGATTCAGTCTCTGCCATTTAACCGGCTGGCAGCTCGTGTTGTCCAGTCCATGCCTTCCCAAGGGGAGGAAAGCTCTCTTGGCGGAAGCATTGGGAATTTCTTAAGCGGACGATAA
- a CDS encoding flavodoxin domain-containing protein has translation MSTLIAYASKYGFTKTCAEHLARTLGDQVELCDLSSSQPDLKKYDKVIIGGSVYAGKIRKPVTRFCLENLKDLTEKRLGLFICGMAKEEDAKKQLEASFPRELLSVAAAKESLGGECNYDKMNFLEKFIMKKITGSSQSQRHMAEDNITRLASQMK, from the coding sequence ATGAGTACATTAATTGCATATGCAAGTAAATACGGATTTACAAAAACATGTGCCGAGCATCTGGCTAGAACGCTTGGTGATCAGGTGGAACTTTGTGATTTAAGCAGCAGTCAACCGGATCTTAAAAAATATGATAAGGTCATTATTGGTGGTTCTGTTTATGCGGGGAAAATCAGAAAGCCCGTGACGCGCTTTTGTTTGGAGAATTTAAAAGACCTTACAGAGAAAAGGTTAGGGCTTTTTATCTGTGGAATGGCAAAGGAGGAAGATGCAAAGAAGCAGCTTGAGGCCTCCTTTCCAAGGGAGCTGTTGTCTGTTGCGGCCGCCAAAGAATCATTGGGCGGGGAATGCAATTATGATAAGATGAATTTCCTGGAGAAATTTATCATGAAAAAGATAACCGGCTCCAGTCAAAGCCAGAGACATATGGCGGAAGATAATATAACACGTCTGGCCAGTCAGATGAAGTAA
- a CDS encoding YaiI/YqxD family protein, producing the protein MKIYVDADACPVVGIVERAARDHKIEVCLLCDTNHVLQSDYSEIKIIGAGADAVDFALINLCRAGDIVVTQDYGVAAMALGKNAYAIHQSGRWFTNDNIDQLLMERHVAKAARRAKSKHHISGPRKRTQEDDKHFEESFRRLIAYAVES; encoded by the coding sequence ATGAAAATATACGTGGATGCGGATGCCTGTCCTGTGGTCGGTATTGTTGAAAGAGCAGCAAGGGATCATAAGATAGAAGTTTGTCTGCTGTGTGATACCAATCATGTACTGCAGTCTGACTATAGTGAGATAAAGATCATCGGGGCAGGAGCGGATGCCGTGGACTTTGCACTGATAAACCTTTGCAGGGCTGGTGATATTGTGGTAACACAGGATTATGGTGTGGCGGCAATGGCGCTTGGAAAGAATGCTTATGCCATTCATCAGTCTGGAAGATGGTTTACCAATGATAATATCGACCAGCTATTAATGGAACGGCATGTGGCAAAAGCGGCAAGAAGGGCAAAATCAAAGCATCATATAAGCGGTCCAAGAAAAAGAACGCAGGAAGACGATAAACATTTTGAGGAATCGTTCCGTAGGTTAATTGCCTATGCAGTGGAATCATAA
- a CDS encoding glycoside hydrolase family 3 protein translates to MKRRFIGVFLMLSLILSGCAGKQVNSGETTIESTAVASDNKENSTSVDDILARLTLDQKAAQMVQGAIYNVSDESMKKNCYGSILSTFGENSFNANEWKNMILKYQKYAVDSEAGVPYIYGNDAVHGVNTCEGAVIFPHNIGIGAANNKELTYQMGLAVADEAKLTGMLWSFSPCLTTAMDPRWGRTYESYSSETGIVTELGTSFARGLMDGGVLPCAKHFFADGNVLYGTGETLDGEKRLIDRGDAKLTDGEIKELLKMYQAAIDAGVKTIMISHSSVNGVKMHANETYISMLKNEMNFKGFIVSDWDSIHNIPGDNRKDQTITAINAGIDMLMEADEFEDCRKYIVEAVNEGKISKERVDDAVRRILTVKKEMGILDDPMMEKVTTKESSVGSKEYRDLARKLVEESLVLLKNDNSILPIKKGTKVFVTGLAANDVGVQCGGWTITWLGNTDAGNRNHKWIPEGKTILDGLNELAAEYDLTIITDPEKAGEADLTLLCLGERPYAEWKGDSTSISITKESGLSTNADAIQLAKSLNHPTVALIVAGRNVIITDYMDQWDGIVMCYLPGSEGNGVANVLTGKSSFKGTLPMPYYSRVEDIRTDKVLFPVGFGLKY, encoded by the coding sequence ATGAAGCGTAGGTTCATTGGGGTATTTTTGATGTTGTCACTTATTTTGTCGGGGTGTGCCGGGAAGCAGGTCAATTCTGGGGAAACGACGATAGAGAGCACAGCTGTTGCATCAGATAACAAGGAAAACAGTACTTCCGTAGACGATATTCTTGCCAGATTAACCTTAGATCAAAAAGCCGCCCAGATGGTACAGGGGGCGATTTACAATGTATCAGATGAGAGTATGAAAAAGAACTGCTACGGCAGCATACTTTCTACCTTTGGTGAGAATTCCTTTAATGCCAACGAGTGGAAGAACATGATTCTTAAATATCAAAAATACGCGGTGGATTCAGAAGCTGGCGTCCCATACATATATGGAAATGATGCGGTTCACGGGGTCAATACCTGTGAAGGCGCGGTCATATTCCCTCATAACATTGGTATTGGTGCTGCCAATAACAAAGAATTAACGTACCAGATGGGCCTGGCTGTAGCAGATGAAGCAAAACTGACAGGCATGCTTTGGAGCTTTTCTCCCTGTTTAACCACTGCCATGGACCCAAGATGGGGGCGCACCTATGAAAGCTATTCCTCCGAAACAGGTATTGTAACGGAGCTTGGAACTTCATTTGCCAGGGGGTTAATGGATGGGGGAGTTCTTCCCTGTGCAAAGCATTTCTTTGCTGATGGAAATGTCTTGTACGGAACAGGGGAAACACTGGACGGTGAAAAAAGACTCATCGATCGTGGAGATGCCAAGCTGACAGACGGAGAGATTAAGGAGCTATTAAAGATGTATCAAGCTGCAATTGATGCTGGTGTCAAGACCATCATGATCAGCCACAGCAGTGTAAACGGAGTTAAGATGCATGCCAATGAAACCTATATCTCCATGCTTAAAAATGAAATGAATTTTAAAGGCTTTATCGTAAGCGATTGGGACTCAATCCACAATATACCCGGTGATAATCGAAAGGATCAGACCATTACTGCAATCAATGCCGGAATTGATATGCTGATGGAGGCTGACGAATTTGAGGATTGCCGGAAATATATTGTTGAAGCAGTCAATGAAGGCAAGATATCCAAAGAACGTGTAGACGATGCGGTGAGAAGGATTCTGACGGTAAAGAAAGAGATGGGAATCTTAGATGACCCTATGATGGAAAAGGTAACAACAAAGGAGAGCAGCGTAGGTTCTAAGGAATACCGGGATCTGGCGAGAAAACTGGTGGAAGAAAGCCTTGTCTTATTAAAGAACGATAATTCCATACTGCCCATTAAAAAGGGAACCAAGGTATTTGTAACCGGGCTTGCAGCCAATGACGTGGGAGTACAGTGTGGCGGCTGGACCATTACCTGGCTTGGAAACACCGATGCAGGAAACAGAAATCATAAGTGGATACCAGAAGGAAAAACCATCCTGGACGGTTTAAATGAGCTGGCGGCAGAATATGATCTGACGATTATCACTGATCCGGAAAAGGCAGGAGAAGCTGATCTTACCTTATTATGTCTTGGAGAAAGGCCTTATGCTGAATGGAAAGGGGACAGCACCAGTATCAGTATTACCAAAGAATCCGGTCTCAGCACCAATGCAGATGCAATCCAATTGGCTAAAAGCTTGAATCACCCTACCGTGGCTTTAATTGTAGCAGGAAGAAATGTAATCATCACTGATTATATGGACCAGTGGGATGGAATTGTTATGTGTTACCTTCCAGGAAGCGAAGGGAATGGCGTAGCAAATGTGCTTACGGGAAAGAGCAGCTTTAAGGGAACTTTACCTATGCCATATTACTCACGGGTAGAAGATATCAGAACAGATAAAGTGTTGTTTCCAGTGGGATTTGGATTAAAGTATTAA
- a CDS encoding winged helix-turn-helix transcriptional regulator gives MPCDKSCPIEHTVNLIGHKWKVLILRNLFNNGTQRFIELSKGINGISQKMLTQQLRQLEADGIIQRNVYPEVPPKVEYSLTELGKSLSPIMEEMNIWGKEHMKLIDLKKQKEE, from the coding sequence ATGCCTTGTGATAAATCATGCCCCATTGAGCATACTGTAAACTTAATCGGCCACAAATGGAAGGTGCTGATTCTGAGAAATCTGTTTAACAACGGCACACAACGTTTTATCGAACTAAGTAAAGGAATCAATGGCATCAGCCAAAAGATGCTGACGCAACAGCTTCGCCAGCTGGAGGCCGATGGAATCATTCAACGAAATGTGTATCCTGAAGTACCTCCAAAGGTAGAATATTCCCTTACGGAGCTTGGAAAATCCCTAAGTCCCATAATGGAAGAAATGAACATTTGGGGAAAAGAGCATATGAAGCTCATTGATCTCAAAAAGCAAAAAGAGGAATAG
- a CDS encoding cupin domain-containing protein, translating into MEKININDILEFAADRSARKALFKEGHLDSGLLLYAPGQTTPDHKHSDIDEVFYVVSGEGTITIDDKEVLVKEKDVIFSPSGEKHGFYNTSSDNWVVLQIKINTGKMD; encoded by the coding sequence ATGGAAAAAATAAATATTAATGATATTCTTGAATTTGCAGCAGATAGAAGTGCACGTAAGGCTCTTTTTAAAGAGGGGCATTTGGACTCAGGACTTTTGCTATATGCACCAGGTCAAACCACACCGGATCATAAACATTCTGACATTGATGAGGTCTTTTATGTAGTTTCTGGTGAAGGTACCATTACCATAGATGATAAAGAAGTACTTGTAAAGGAAAAAGATGTCATTTTCTCACCTAGTGGCGAGAAACATGGATTCTATAATACCAGTTCGGATAACTGGGTCGTACTGCAAATTAAAATTAATACGGGTAAAATGGATTAA
- a CDS encoding VOC family protein: MFTRIDHVALSVKDREKSIDFYEKHFGFKKYYEHDVPGVSDLEKVVYLQLGDTVLEFEHWTNGKENKGYHFCLISDDFEADYQRLKEAGIPVITKPHIPEPRTPKETGWKRVVFQGPDGEMIEFRG, translated from the coding sequence ATGTTTACAAGAATAGACCATGTTGCGTTATCTGTAAAAGACAGAGAAAAATCCATTGACTTTTATGAAAAACATTTTGGATTTAAAAAATATTATGAGCACGATGTTCCAGGAGTATCTGATCTGGAAAAGGTAGTTTACTTGCAATTAGGTGATACTGTGTTAGAATTTGAACACTGGACAAATGGTAAGGAGAACAAGGGATATCATTTTTGCCTCATCAGCGATGATTTTGAAGCTGATTATCAAAGGCTAAAAGAGGCCGGCATTCCGGTAATTACAAAGCCACATATTCCAGAGCCCAGAACACCAAAGGAAACAGGCTGGAAACGAGTTGTTTTTCAGGGGCCAGACGGGGAAATGATTGAGTTTAGAGGATAA
- a CDS encoding iron chaperone, producing the protein MWKCPTCGKEFVRQNENHTCEEIEKTIDAYISAQAEAVWPLLHQVRNTIRTALPEAQERISWRMPTYWSGHNIIHFAAFKKHIGVYPGEEAIVHFADRLTEFKTSKGAIQFPYDKPLPLPLIAEIATWCYKREISK; encoded by the coding sequence ATGTGGAAATGTCCAACATGCGGAAAAGAATTTGTACGTCAAAACGAGAATCATACTTGTGAGGAAATAGAAAAAACAATCGATGCCTATATCAGTGCCCAGGCAGAGGCGGTTTGGCCGTTATTGCATCAGGTTCGCAATACCATAAGAACTGCTTTGCCAGAAGCCCAGGAACGAATTTCCTGGCGAATGCCTACTTATTGGAGCGGACATAATATCATCCATTTTGCAGCATTTAAAAAGCATATCGGGGTGTATCCCGGGGAAGAGGCAATCGTGCATTTTGCAGACCGATTGACCGAATTTAAAACCAGCAAAGGTGCAATACAATTTCCTTATGATAAGCCCCTGCCCCTGCCACTGATTGCGGAGATTGCAACATGGTGTTATAAAAGGGAGATCAGCAAATAA
- a CDS encoding GNAT family N-acetyltransferase: MIIDKTKNGIEVKLRLPEETDSKKIIEFYKQVGKETTYLGFSDGEYQVTEEQQSASIKEINASRNNLMILAMVNSAIVGIGTISSNNKRMKSKHVGVLGIVIKAEYCNMGIGSILMDYLIEWCKSNKETAKISLTVRRDNPVAIALYEKFGFETEGILKGETYINGRYFDSVVMALMIP, translated from the coding sequence ATGATCATTGATAAGACAAAGAATGGAATTGAGGTAAAGCTAAGGCTTCCAGAAGAAACAGATTCCAAAAAAATCATAGAGTTCTATAAGCAGGTTGGCAAAGAAACAACCTATTTAGGCTTTAGCGATGGAGAATATCAGGTAACAGAGGAACAGCAATCAGCAAGTATTAAGGAAATCAATGCCTCTCGTAATAACCTTATGATACTTGCCATGGTAAATTCAGCTATCGTCGGAATAGGAACCATATCCTCAAATAATAAGAGGATGAAAAGTAAGCATGTTGGCGTACTGGGCATTGTTATAAAGGCAGAATATTGTAATATGGGGATTGGTTCTATCTTAATGGATTATTTAATTGAGTGGTGTAAAAGCAACAAGGAGACTGCCAAAATCAGTCTGACTGTAAGAAGAGATAATCCAGTGGCAATTGCTTTATATGAGAAGTTTGGTTTTGAAACAGAAGGGATTCTGAAAGGAGAAACTTACATTAATGGAAGGTATTTTGACTCCGTTGTTATGGCACTCATGATTCCATGA
- a CDS encoding lysozyme, translated as MATNSLGTKGADIIKKSEGFSLKFYGDPKGYPTVGWGHLITKSKVYTKNKTGDPKDSLLTQKEADALSKSLGLDYTSPITQKKADAFFTSDTKSAVDAVNNLTLPSGSSFSQEQFDALVSLTFNAGSGVLKTNDVVTMLKDPKIYPTYTKKLSTTESDNCSKLVSKAFSYDKNLKTRRDKEATLFCTDMKYTHKYPVYSL; from the coding sequence ATGGCAACTAACTCATTAGGAACAAAAGGTGCGGATATAATAAAGAAATCTGAAGGCTTTAGTTTGAAATTTTATGGTGATCCAAAAGGATATCCAACCGTTGGTTGGGGACATTTAATTACAAAAAGTAAAGTATATACAAAAAATAAAACTGGTGATCCAAAGGACTCTCTGCTGACACAAAAAGAAGCAGATGCATTATCAAAGTCTCTTGGCTTAGATTATACCTCTCCAATTACGCAGAAGAAAGCAGATGCTTTTTTCACCAGTGATACAAAGAGTGCGGTTGATGCAGTAAATAATCTAACACTTCCATCCGGCTCTTCTTTTTCCCAGGAACAATTCGATGCTCTCGTCTCATTAACATTTAATGCAGGCTCTGGAGTATTAAAGACCAACGATGTTGTTACCATGCTAAAAGATCCCAAAATATATCCAACCTACACAAAAAAACTTTCAACAACGGAAAGTGATAACTGCTCTAAATTAGTGAGCAAGGCATTCTCTTATGACAAAAATTTAAAAACCAGAAGAGATAAAGAGGCAACTTTATTTTGTACAGATATGAAATACACACATAAGTATCCTGTGTATAGTTTGTAA